Proteins encoded by one window of Lycium barbarum isolate Lr01 chromosome 11, ASM1917538v2, whole genome shotgun sequence:
- the LOC132620365 gene encoding uncharacterized protein LOC132620365 has protein sequence MLKSHQDERLIQFLMGLNDTYGPVRSNILMISPLPNVNLAYSLLIQDEKQREIYVNSQFPGDSSSYLAVQQHSSTNKPQNYEYKGKRNNLICSHCKKPGHSIDKCYRIIGFPADFKFTKNQKFQVGIKSNAVLGTPNAQHTVFLKGEENPFTQEQISQLLQILKHTKIGHPGVNASMVECTGNPFTPDQISKLFQLLQLSSLGVSSSDVNANMVHCAGPFSEDPSGSWSS, from the coding sequence ATGTTGAAGTCTCACCAGGATGAAAGGCTTATTCAGTTCTTAATGGGACTAAATGACACCTATGGCCCTGTGAGGAGCAACATACTCATGATCTCTCCTCTCCCCAATGTCAATCTTGCTTACTCTCTCTTGATTCAAGATGAGAAGCAAAGGGAAATCTATGTCAACTCTCAGTTTCCTGGAGATTCATCCTCTTACTTGGCAGTTCAGCAACACTCTTCAACTAATAAGCCTCAGAACTATGAGTATAAAGGAAAGAGGAACAACTTAATTTGCTCACATTGCAAGAAACCAGGACATTCTATTGATAAGTGCTACAGAATAATTGGGTTTCCTGCTGATTTTAAGTTCACAAAGAATCAGAAATTCCAAGTAGGAATTAAAAGCAATGCTGTGCTAGGAACCCCTAACGCACAACACACTGTGTTTCTTAAGGGAGAAGAAAACCCTTTTACTCAAGAGCAAATCAGTCAGCTGCTTCAAATTCTTAAACATACAAAAATTGGCCATCCAGGGGTAAATGCTAGTATGGTTGAGTGTACTGGAAACCCCTTCACACCAGATCAGATTTCTAAGTTGTTCCAGCTTCTTCAGCTGAGTAGCCTGGGGGTTTCAAGTTCAGATGTGAATGCTAATATGGTTCACTGTGCTG